The genomic stretch AACCTCTGCTAAACCTCTAATTTACTCTCAGAAGTCACTCCACCTGCCCCTTAATCCACTCCAAAATCACCTCCATCGCTTTTGGTGAAAAAGTCTGCTCTATCTCTTCGTATTCACTTGGCGCACCTGTTTCTGCTTCTTGGAATAGGTGGTTCAGCCCCGGCAATTCCATCGTGGTCACGTTTGTGTTTCCTCCTTTTGCCAAACCAGCCTTGATCGCTTCCAGGTTCTCTTTCGGCGGAACTTGCAGGTCTTTTTCTCCATTTAGTGCCAATACGGGACAGCTCACTTTTTCCAAAGCCGGAGCAGGATCGTACCTGATGAAATACTGCATCCCTGGGCTGCTCAATTCTTTCATCTTAGCCATCTGATCGTTGACAAATTTATCTTCAGTCAAGCCACTAGGTAGATTGGCGGGAGGAATATTGCGAAATGCCTGAGCCATGTAATTTATCATCTCTCCCTTCATCTCTTCTGTCCCCTGATCTTTGAGGACGATATCGAAGATACCTCTGTTAAGTATCGCACTTTCTTCCAACTGAGTAGGGCCTATTCCAGCAGCTTTTCCAATCAATTCCTGCTGGGCAAGAAGTAGCTTATCTCCCCTGATTCCAGTACCTGCGAGCAGCACGATAAAGTCAATATCTTGGGAATTCCCTGCTACCATAGGTGCTATAATCCCTCCCTCGCTGTGCCCAATCAGGCCAATTTTACTTTTGTCTATCTCCGGGCGTGATTGCAAATACTGCACAGCCGAAGCTACATCTGCGGCAAAATCAACCAGGGTTGCCGAACTGAAATCTCCTGTGGAAGCCGCAGTTCCACGATCATCAAAACGTAAAACTGCAATGCCATTTCTGGTCAAATAATCAGACAGAACCAAAAAAGGTTTGTGCCCCATCAGTTCCTCATCACGGTTTTGTGGGCCGCTTCCGGAGATCAGAACCACAGCCGGGTAGATTCCCTCTTGCTCTGGCATCGTGAGTGTACCGGCCAGCAATATTTCCGCCTGCTTATTTTCAAATATCACATCTTCCGAACGATAAGGAAAAGGTTTTTTAGGTTCCTGAGGCCGATTAGCCTCTACTTCTTTTATTTCCTCTCTGGACAGATTCATTGGAAAAGATTTTCCTGCTTGGGTAAACGTACCGGTAATCAGCTTCCCATCACCTAGCGTGCCTTCGTAGGTGATACTGGCATTGGTAATCGAAATTTTCAGGACATTATTTTCGAAGTGTGTCGAAGTCACAGGAATTCCAAAAGCCCCCTGATTCGGGCTGTCCATAGTGGCAGTATAGCCACTCTCAGTCTGTGTCACATTGAATACCAGCGGTAGATGTACACCCTGGATTTTCAGCGCTCCATGCCACTGTCCGGTGATGTCTTGACCGAAAGATGAAACTACAAAAATGCAAGTAATGAGAACTAGTGAGAGAACTTTCATATAAAACGGATCAACTGAAACTTTAACAATAGATAAATAAAACTAAAAAATTGCCAAAACGCACTCATGCACAACTCATTTTTAGAGGGCACTCCCTAAAAACTACATTCATTCATCGCCTAGTTTTCTTAGCGTTTCATTAGCCAAAAGTGACTTCATCTGCATTATAGCTACTTTATTCAATTGTACTAATCTGTCTTTTTGTGATAGACCCTGTTCTATCAATAAAGCATTTATACTCTCCATGTTACTCAATACCACCAATTGCTCAATCGAAGCTTCATCGCGCATGTTTCCCTTCTTTTCTCCTTCCGAACCAACAGAAGAATCCTCTTTCCACTGCTTTGCAGTTTTTCCAAAAAGTGCCACATTCAACAAATCCGCCTCATTTGCATAAATGAAATTGATTTGAGATTTAGAAATGAGTTTCGGCACAATGTTCTCTTTGATTGCGTCTGTATGGATCTTATAATTAATCTTGGAAAGGGTTCTTTGAATATCCCATTCAAGATTTAAACGATTACTCTCTTCTTCTTTAAGCCTTTTGAACTCTTTGATCAAATAGATTTTAAACTCGGCACTAATCCACATACCAAATTCAAAAGCGATATCCGAATGCGCATAAGTGCCTCCATATCGTCCAGCTTTTGCTTTTAATCCAATGGCATTTGTTTTTAAAACCCAATCTTTCACGCTTAGCTTATAACTAT from Algoriphagus sp. NG3 encodes the following:
- a CDS encoding alpha/beta hydrolase yields the protein MKVLSLVLITCIFVVSSFGQDITGQWHGALKIQGVHLPLVFNVTQTESGYTATMDSPNQGAFGIPVTSTHFENNVLKISITNASITYEGTLGDGKLITGTFTQAGKSFPMNLSREEIKEVEANRPQEPKKPFPYRSEDVIFENKQAEILLAGTLTMPEQEGIYPAVVLISGSGPQNRDEELMGHKPFLVLSDYLTRNGIAVLRFDDRGTAASTGDFSSATLVDFAADVASAVQYLQSRPEIDKSKIGLIGHSEGGIIAPMVAGNSQDIDFIVLLAGTGIRGDKLLLAQQELIGKAAGIGPTQLEESAILNRGIFDIVLKDQGTEEMKGEMINYMAQAFRNIPPANLPSGLTEDKFVNDQMAKMKELSSPGMQYFIRYDPAPALEKVSCPVLALNGEKDLQVPPKENLEAIKAGLAKGGNTNVTTMELPGLNHLFQEAETGAPSEYEEIEQTFSPKAMEVILEWIKGQVE
- a CDS encoding KilA-N domain-containing protein; the encoded protein is MSKKKTIEVKGNVITILNEVGLDYISLTDMLKSKEGDFFISDWLRNRNTVEFLGIWESVYNPDFNYGEFAIIKSQAGLNSYKLSVKDWVLKTNAIGLKAKAGRYGGTYAHSDIAFEFGMWISAEFKIYLIKEFKRLKEEESNRLNLEWDIQRTLSKINYKIHTDAIKENIVPKLISKSQINFIYANEADLLNVALFGKTAKQWKEDSSVGSEGEKKGNMRDEASIEQLVVLSNMESINALLIEQGLSQKDRLVQLNKVAIMQMKSLLANETLRKLGDE